The following are encoded together in the Thermomonas brevis genome:
- a CDS encoding efflux RND transporter periplasmic adaptor subunit, translating into MNTSADLLNSLKIDRAAPPPPPSRKGLWIGLAVAGVAVLAAGAFFALRGGKGVEVRTAEVVAIGNGGTASASVLDATGYVVARRMATVSAKVTGKVREILIEEGQHVEEGQVLARLDPVDADAQRTLSASQLEAARSQIASVQAQLKEAEANAARLSALVGQKLVSRAQYDQAVASRDALRAQLATAQRNAQVASDGLRIADNGVDNTIVRAPFAGVVIAKAAQPGEIVSPLSAGGGYTRTGIGTIVDMNSLEVEVEVGEAYIGRVKPGMPTETVLNAYQEWKIPGKVIAIIPAADRGKATVRVRVGLDAKGDARIVPDMGARVGFLEETKPAQADVKPGVLAPGAAIAQRGDKDVAFVVAGDKVAQRALKLGRTLGDDREVLEGLNGGEQVVLDPPDTLADGARVTVAREDSAADANNE; encoded by the coding sequence ATGAACACATCCGCCGACCTGCTCAATTCCCTGAAGATCGACCGCGCCGCGCCGCCGCCCCCGCCTTCGCGCAAGGGGCTGTGGATCGGGCTGGCGGTGGCCGGCGTGGCGGTGCTGGCGGCGGGCGCGTTCTTCGCGCTGCGCGGCGGCAAGGGCGTCGAGGTGCGCACCGCCGAGGTCGTGGCGATCGGCAACGGCGGCACGGCCAGCGCATCGGTGCTGGACGCGACCGGCTACGTGGTAGCGCGGCGGATGGCCACGGTCTCGGCCAAGGTCACCGGCAAGGTGCGCGAGATCCTGATCGAGGAAGGCCAGCACGTCGAGGAAGGCCAGGTGCTGGCGCGGCTGGACCCGGTCGACGCCGACGCGCAGCGCACGCTGTCGGCCTCGCAGCTGGAGGCGGCGCGCAGCCAGATCGCCAGCGTGCAGGCGCAGCTGAAGGAAGCCGAAGCCAACGCCGCGCGCCTGTCCGCGCTGGTCGGGCAGAAGCTGGTGTCGCGCGCGCAGTACGACCAGGCGGTGGCCTCGCGCGACGCCCTGCGCGCCCAGCTCGCCACCGCGCAGCGCAACGCGCAGGTCGCCAGCGACGGATTGCGCATCGCCGACAATGGCGTGGACAACACCATCGTGCGCGCGCCGTTCGCCGGCGTGGTCATCGCGAAGGCGGCGCAGCCGGGCGAGATCGTCTCGCCGCTGTCGGCCGGCGGCGGCTACACCCGCACCGGCATCGGCACGATTGTCGACATGAACAGCCTTGAGGTCGAGGTGGAAGTGGGCGAGGCCTACATCGGCCGGGTGAAGCCCGGCATGCCCACCGAGACCGTGCTCAACGCCTACCAGGAATGGAAGATCCCGGGCAAGGTCATCGCCATCATCCCCGCCGCCGACCGCGGCAAGGCCACGGTGCGTGTGCGGGTGGGACTGGACGCGAAGGGCGACGCCCGCATCGTGCCCGACATGGGCGCGCGCGTCGGCTTCCTGGAGGAAACCAAGCCCGCGCAGGCCGACGTGAAGCCTGGCGTATTGGCGCCGGGCGCGGCGATCGCGCAGCGCGGCGACAAGGACGTGGCCTTCGTGGTGGCCGGCGACAAGGTCGCGCAGCGCGCGCTGAAGCTGGGCCGCACGCTGGGCGACGACCGCGAGGTGCTGGAAGGATTGAACGGCGGCGAGCAGGTCGTGCTCGACCCGCCGGACACGCTGGCCGACGGCGCGCGCGTGACGGTGGCGCGTGAGGATTCGGCCGCCGACGCGAACAACGAATGA
- a CDS encoding catalase family peroxidase, giving the protein MSAFHSRLRRAWPLAAIAAIAAALAGAFAWTAGWVGGPRLTAQRFTDAIEAGNGKAYPGFRRAHAKGVCVTGRFTGSGDGAALTRAGMLAPGATTPVLGRLSIAGGDPHAPDATARVRSMALLLTGTDGQQWRMAMNNFPFFAVNTPQGFYDQAMASRPDPATGKPDPAKMAELLRKHPEIAKFQQWAKTAPWPDSWANTQFNSVNAFRFTDAAGNVRSVRWSMRPRLAFAAMEKSLREDAEADYLADDLRARLADGPLRWDLVLTVAEPGDAVDDPSQAWPSNRRQVVAGTLELDATQAQAGGACRDVNYDPTVLPDGIAPSDDPVLAARAGVYSQSYNRREREIARDQAPEATVQGDTR; this is encoded by the coding sequence ATGTCCGCATTCCACTCCCGGCTTCGGCGCGCGTGGCCGCTGGCCGCCATCGCCGCCATCGCCGCCGCGCTTGCCGGCGCGTTCGCCTGGACCGCCGGCTGGGTAGGCGGCCCGCGCCTGACCGCACAACGCTTCACCGATGCCATCGAGGCCGGCAACGGCAAGGCGTATCCCGGTTTCCGCCGCGCCCATGCCAAGGGCGTGTGCGTCACCGGCCGCTTCACCGGCAGCGGCGATGGCGCGGCACTGACCCGCGCCGGCATGCTCGCGCCCGGCGCGACCACGCCGGTGCTGGGCCGTCTGTCGATCGCCGGCGGCGATCCGCATGCGCCGGACGCCACCGCGCGCGTGCGCAGCATGGCCCTGCTGCTGACCGGCACCGACGGCCAGCAGTGGCGGATGGCGATGAACAATTTCCCGTTCTTCGCGGTCAACACCCCGCAGGGCTTCTACGACCAGGCCATGGCCAGCCGCCCCGACCCGGCCACCGGCAAGCCGGATCCGGCGAAGATGGCGGAATTGCTGCGCAAACACCCGGAAATCGCGAAGTTCCAGCAGTGGGCGAAAACCGCACCATGGCCGGACAGCTGGGCCAACACGCAGTTCAACAGCGTCAACGCATTCCGCTTCACCGACGCGGCCGGGAACGTCCGCTCCGTGCGCTGGTCGATGCGCCCGCGGCTGGCGTTCGCGGCGATGGAGAAGTCCCTGCGCGAAGATGCCGAAGCCGATTACCTCGCCGACGACCTACGCGCGCGGCTGGCGGACGGCCCGCTGCGCTGGGACCTGGTGCTGACCGTGGCGGAACCGGGCGACGCGGTCGACGATCCGTCGCAAGCCTGGCCCTCGAATCGCCGGCAGGTGGTGGCGGGCACGCTGGAACTGGACGCCACGCAAGCGCAGGCCGGAGGCGCCTGCCGCGACGTCAATTACGACCCGACCGTGCTGCCCGACGGCATCGCCCCGTCCGACGACCCAGTGCTGGCCGCGCGCGCCGGCGTGTATTCGCAGTCCTACAACCGCCGTGAGCGCGAAATCGCCCGCGACCAGGCGCCGGAGGCCACCGTCCAGGGAGACACACGATGA
- a CDS encoding cytochrome b, which yields MNAPTHFNPLARTLHWTMAAMIVAMLFVGVAMVASISQREWLIALHRPLGIAILLLALLRLGNRLRHAPPPLPADLPRWQALAAHASHWLLYALMLAMPLLGWAMLSAGGFPVQMTPALQLPPIAPRDPLLYAGLRSAHGWLAYALFAIVLAHLSAALLHAWVRRDGVFPSMARGARRPATEETPLE from the coding sequence ATGAACGCACCGACCCATTTCAACCCGCTGGCGCGGACGCTGCACTGGACGATGGCGGCGATGATCGTCGCCATGCTGTTCGTCGGCGTGGCGATGGTGGCTTCGATCAGCCAGCGCGAATGGCTGATCGCGCTGCATCGTCCTCTCGGCATCGCCATCCTGCTGCTGGCGCTGCTCCGGCTTGGCAACCGCCTGCGCCACGCACCGCCGCCGCTACCCGCCGACCTGCCGCGCTGGCAGGCGCTGGCCGCGCACGCCTCGCACTGGTTGCTGTACGCGCTGATGCTGGCGATGCCGCTGCTCGGCTGGGCGATGCTGTCGGCCGGCGGCTTCCCGGTGCAGATGACGCCCGCGCTACAGCTGCCGCCGATCGCGCCGCGCGATCCGCTGCTCTACGCCGGGCTGCGCAGCGCGCACGGCTGGCTGGCGTATGCGCTGTTCGCCATCGTGCTGGCGCATCTGTCCGCGGCGCTGCTCCATGCCTGGGTGCGCCGGGATGGCGTGTTCCCCAGCATGGCCCGCGGCGCCCGCCGGCCTGCGACGGAAGAAACGCCACTGGAGTGA
- a CDS encoding sensor histidine kinase: MRHGWRDRARRALGRAFASAPDSSAARARIRGKSPWTDTVHLLWSVWIFITPLFGGGYDLRWCLLTLASYPLFLWLYAKVLLAPRRIAPRYALGMVALSFALLPWYPSGLSYFVFGCVMLGTGYRGRIVRYLLCILLLNGLLYLYALRLGYPWQSLVSMLPITVVIGVIVGVESAASEKDLALQLSHDEVRRLAATAERERIGRDLHDLLGHTLSLITLKLELSRKLIDRDTARARMEIADAEQVARHALAEVRAAVTGFRAADLAAELASARLLLESSAVTLDYDAPPPLSPDIERPLALVLREAATNIARHAHASRAEVRFAREGGQLRMRIADDGRGSDGAEGNGIVGMRERVHQLGGNFAFASKRSGTTLDVVLPLPSADPALVVGADA, from the coding sequence ATGCGGCACGGATGGCGCGACCGCGCGCGGCGCGCGCTGGGCAGGGCGTTCGCGTCCGCGCCGGATTCCTCGGCCGCGCGCGCGCGGATCCGCGGCAAGTCGCCGTGGACCGATACGGTGCACCTGCTGTGGTCGGTGTGGATCTTCATCACCCCGCTGTTCGGCGGCGGTTACGACCTGCGCTGGTGCCTGCTGACGCTGGCGTCCTACCCGCTGTTCCTGTGGCTGTACGCCAAGGTCCTGCTGGCGCCGCGCCGCATCGCGCCGCGCTACGCGTTGGGCATGGTGGCGCTGAGCTTCGCCCTGCTGCCGTGGTATCCGTCCGGGCTCAGCTATTTCGTGTTCGGTTGCGTGATGCTGGGAACCGGCTACCGCGGCCGGATCGTCCGCTACCTGCTGTGCATCCTGCTGTTGAACGGCTTGCTCTACCTGTACGCGCTTCGGCTCGGATATCCGTGGCAATCGCTGGTCTCGATGCTGCCGATCACGGTGGTCATCGGCGTGATCGTCGGCGTCGAATCGGCGGCCAGCGAAAAGGACCTGGCGCTGCAGCTCTCGCACGACGAGGTGCGGCGGCTGGCCGCGACCGCCGAACGCGAGCGCATCGGCCGCGACCTGCACGACCTGCTCGGGCACACGCTGTCGCTGATCACGCTGAAGCTGGAACTGTCGCGCAAGCTGATCGACCGCGACACCGCGCGCGCGCGCATGGAGATCGCCGACGCCGAGCAGGTCGCCCGACACGCGCTGGCCGAAGTGCGCGCGGCGGTGACTGGCTTCCGCGCCGCCGACCTGGCTGCGGAGCTGGCGTCGGCGCGGCTGCTGCTGGAATCCTCGGCGGTGACGCTGGACTACGACGCGCCGCCGCCGCTGTCGCCGGACATCGAACGCCCGCTCGCGCTGGTGCTGCGCGAGGCGGCGACCAACATCGCCCGCCACGCGCACGCCTCGCGCGCCGAGGTGCGGTTCGCGCGCGAGGGCGGCCAGCTGCGCATGCGCATCGCCGACGACGGCCGCGGCAGCGACGGCGCCGAGGGCAACGGCATCGTCGGCATGCGCGAACGCGTGCACCAGCTCGGGGGAAACTTCGCGTTCGCATCCAAGCGCAGCGGCACCACCTTGGACGTGGTGTTGCCGCTGCCATCCGCCGACCCGGCGCTGGTCGTGGGAGCTGACGCATGA
- a CDS encoding ABC transporter permease encodes MDANANPVSASMPPSRTFGAYVEEARCEVLRYLRNPGFLLPIILFPNVFYVMFGIVLNHGNGEAARYMLASYSTFGVMAPGLFGFGVSLALERDSGLLTLKRALPMPPGAYLLGKMLMAVLVALVVGALLLALALGVSHAPLAPSQMAALLAVDALGVLPFCALGLLVGTWLKGQGAPGLLNMIYLPMAFLSGLWFPLHMMPAVLRQFAPVWPSYHLNALALSAVGFDSGARWPHVLVLAGFTVAFLLLAARRLRRHG; translated from the coding sequence ATGGACGCCAACGCCAACCCCGTTTCCGCCTCGATGCCGCCGTCGCGCACGTTCGGCGCCTACGTCGAGGAAGCGCGCTGCGAAGTGCTGCGCTACCTGCGCAACCCCGGCTTCCTGCTGCCGATCATCCTGTTCCCGAACGTGTTCTACGTGATGTTCGGGATCGTGTTGAACCACGGCAATGGCGAGGCCGCGCGCTACATGCTGGCCAGCTACAGCACGTTCGGGGTGATGGCGCCGGGCCTGTTCGGCTTCGGCGTGTCGCTGGCGCTGGAGCGCGACAGCGGCCTGCTCACCCTCAAGCGCGCGCTGCCGATGCCGCCGGGCGCCTACCTGCTCGGCAAGATGCTGATGGCGGTGCTGGTGGCGCTGGTGGTCGGCGCGCTGCTGCTGGCGCTCGCGCTGGGCGTGTCGCACGCGCCGCTGGCGCCTTCGCAGATGGCCGCGCTGCTGGCCGTGGATGCGCTCGGCGTGCTGCCGTTCTGCGCGCTCGGCCTGCTGGTCGGCACCTGGCTGAAGGGGCAGGGCGCGCCCGGCCTGCTGAACATGATCTACCTGCCGATGGCGTTCCTGTCCGGGCTGTGGTTCCCGCTGCACATGATGCCAGCGGTGCTGCGCCAGTTCGCGCCGGTCTGGCCGAGCTACCACCTCAACGCGCTGGCGCTGTCGGCGGTCGGCTTCGACAGCGGCGCGCGCTGGCCGCACGTGCTGGTGCTGGCCGGCTTCACCGTGGCGTTCCTGCTGCTGGCCGCGCGCCGTCTGCGCCGCCACGGTTGA
- a CDS encoding ABC transporter ATP-binding protein, translated as MQAERAVMARLRGARKRYGAVEALRGIDLELRGGELLALLGPNGAGKTTAIGLLLGLIRADAGTVELFGRDPQDIDARRNIGVMLQDASLPPTLKVGELLRLTASYYPAPRGVAEAAALAGVADLLARPYAKLSGGQQRRVQFAVALCGRPRLLFLDEPTVGMDIQARQKLWAAIRALVAEGCGVVLTTHYLEEAEALADRVCVLAHGRIVSEGSVDALRARVARKRVWCATALPLERIKTWPEVVEAARDGDRLCLATEFPELLVRRLLAEDLSLSALEVRTADLAEAFTQLTDAADAAASQPEAA; from the coding sequence ATGCAGGCCGAACGAGCGGTGATGGCGAGGTTGCGGGGCGCGCGCAAGCGCTACGGGGCGGTCGAGGCGCTGCGCGGCATCGACCTGGAGCTGCGCGGCGGCGAACTGCTGGCCCTGCTCGGGCCGAACGGCGCCGGCAAGACCACGGCGATCGGCCTGCTGTTGGGATTGATCCGCGCCGATGCCGGCACGGTCGAACTGTTCGGGCGCGACCCGCAGGACATCGACGCGCGCCGCAACATCGGCGTGATGCTGCAGGACGCTTCGCTGCCGCCGACGCTGAAGGTCGGCGAGCTGCTGCGGCTCACCGCCAGCTACTACCCGGCGCCGCGCGGCGTGGCCGAGGCCGCCGCGCTGGCCGGCGTGGCCGACCTGCTGGCGCGGCCCTACGCCAAGCTGTCGGGCGGCCAGCAGCGGCGCGTGCAGTTCGCGGTCGCGCTGTGCGGCCGGCCGCGCCTGCTGTTCCTCGACGAGCCGACCGTGGGCATGGACATCCAGGCCCGGCAGAAGCTGTGGGCGGCGATCCGCGCGCTGGTCGCCGAGGGCTGCGGCGTGGTGCTGACCACGCACTACCTGGAGGAAGCCGAGGCGCTGGCGGATCGCGTCTGCGTGCTGGCGCACGGCCGCATCGTCAGCGAGGGCAGCGTCGACGCGCTGCGCGCGCGGGTCGCGCGCAAGCGCGTGTGGTGCGCGACCGCGCTGCCGCTGGAGCGCATCAAGACGTGGCCGGAAGTAGTGGAGGCCGCGCGCGACGGCGACCGCCTGTGCCTCGCCACCGAGTTCCCCGAGCTGCTGGTGCGCCGCCTGCTGGCCGAAGACCTGTCGCTGTCCGCGCTCGAAGTGCGCACCGCCGACCTGGCCGAAGCCTTCACCCAACTCACCGACGCGGCCGATGCGGCCGCCAGCCAACCCGAGGCCGCCTGA
- a CDS encoding anti-sigma factor family protein, whose amino-acid sequence MSEPVSEDDLHAWLDGQLPAARRAEVEAWLRAHPRDAARVEGWRCDAAALRAALAGQALPDAPGLSPRALRRRTAARKRARVGMAAALVLSLGCGSLLGWQARGRQEAAGNPPMADAVAAYRLFAGDGAPLAFDGGGHAAMQDWLRAHFGKTGAIPDLTSQGYALAGGRLLSTPEGPAAMLVYRDAGDARIALYLRPRTARLAQPGERRDGRLLAQYWVEGSTAFALVGPATDAALRRLAPLLRGDA is encoded by the coding sequence ATGAGCGAACCCGTCAGCGAAGATGATCTGCATGCCTGGCTGGACGGGCAGTTGCCGGCCGCACGCCGGGCCGAGGTGGAGGCCTGGTTGCGTGCGCATCCGCGCGATGCAGCGCGGGTGGAGGGCTGGCGTTGCGATGCCGCCGCCCTGCGTGCGGCGCTGGCCGGGCAGGCGTTGCCGGATGCGCCGGGGCTGTCGCCGCGTGCGCTGCGTCGGCGCACGGCCGCGCGCAAACGCGCGCGCGTCGGGATGGCGGCCGCGCTGGTGCTGTCGCTGGGCTGCGGTTCGCTGCTCGGCTGGCAGGCGCGCGGACGCCAGGAGGCCGCCGGGAATCCGCCGATGGCCGACGCCGTCGCCGCCTATCGCCTGTTCGCCGGGGACGGCGCGCCGCTGGCGTTCGACGGCGGCGGCCATGCGGCCATGCAGGACTGGCTGCGCGCCCATTTCGGCAAGACCGGCGCGATCCCCGACCTCACCTCGCAAGGCTATGCCCTGGCGGGTGGCCGCCTGTTGTCCACGCCCGAAGGGCCGGCGGCGATGCTGGTGTATCGGGATGCCGGGGATGCCCGCATCGCCCTGTACCTGCGCCCGCGCACGGCGCGGCTGGCGCAGCCCGGCGAGCGTCGCGACGGCCGCCTGCTGGCGCAATACTGGGTGGAAGGCAGCACCGCGTTCGCGCTGGTGGGGCCGGCGACTGATGCCGCGCTGCGGCGGCTGGCGCCTTTGCTGCGCGGCGACGCCTGA
- a CDS encoding RNA polymerase sigma factor encodes MDEHDERELQALLPALRRFARSLCADATDAEDLVQAALERALSGWRGRRDRAALQPWLFSILYRRFLDERRREARWSRLRALFAGRAEEEPELAPSPERVHAGREQLAAFVRLPAEQRAVLLLVAVEGFGYREAAETLGVPVGTVMSRLSRARERLHALDAGDRTDAPALRILK; translated from the coding sequence ATGGACGAACATGACGAACGCGAATTGCAGGCGCTGCTGCCGGCGCTGCGGCGCTTCGCTCGCTCGCTGTGCGCGGATGCGACCGATGCCGAAGATCTGGTGCAGGCCGCGCTGGAACGCGCGCTGTCGGGCTGGCGTGGTCGTCGCGACCGGGCGGCTCTGCAGCCATGGCTGTTCTCGATCCTGTACCGACGCTTCCTCGACGAGCGCCGCCGCGAAGCGCGCTGGAGCCGGCTGCGCGCGCTGTTCGCGGGTCGCGCCGAAGAAGAGCCCGAACTGGCACCATCGCCCGAGCGCGTGCATGCCGGGCGCGAGCAACTGGCCGCGTTCGTGCGCCTGCCGGCCGAGCAGCGCGCGGTGCTGCTGCTGGTGGCGGTGGAAGGCTTCGGTTATCGCGAGGCCGCCGAGACGCTGGGCGTGCCGGTCGGCACCGTAATGTCGCGCCTGTCGCGCGCTCGCGAACGCCTGCATGCGCTGGACGCGGGCGACCGCACCGATGCCCCCGCCTTGAGGATCCTGAAATGA
- a CDS encoding response regulator transcription factor codes for MIRILLAEDQAMLRGALAALLGMESDIEVVGAAADGEAAWRELQRLKPDLLVTDIEMPGLTGLELAQRIQRHELPVKVVVVTTFARAGFLRRALDAGVCGYLLKDAPAEQLAEALRKVHRGGRAIDPQLALEAWGEADPLNDRERQALRLAGEGLSAGEIAQRLNLSHGTVRNYLSEAIGKLGVGNRIEAYRLARQKGWL; via the coding sequence ATGATCCGCATCCTGCTGGCCGAAGACCAGGCCATGCTGCGCGGCGCGCTGGCCGCGCTGCTGGGCATGGAGTCTGACATCGAGGTGGTCGGCGCCGCCGCCGACGGCGAGGCCGCTTGGCGCGAGCTGCAACGGCTCAAGCCCGACCTGCTGGTCACCGACATCGAGATGCCCGGCCTGACCGGGCTGGAATTGGCGCAGCGCATCCAGCGCCACGAACTGCCGGTGAAGGTGGTGGTGGTCACCACCTTCGCCCGCGCCGGCTTCCTGCGCCGCGCGCTGGACGCAGGCGTGTGCGGCTACCTGCTCAAGGACGCGCCCGCCGAACAGCTGGCCGAAGCGCTGCGCAAGGTGCACCGCGGCGGCCGCGCCATCGACCCGCAGCTGGCGCTGGAAGCCTGGGGCGAAGCCGATCCGCTCAACGACCGCGAGCGGCAGGCGCTGCGGCTGGCCGGCGAGGGCCTGTCCGCCGGCGAGATCGCGCAGCGGCTCAACCTCTCGCACGGTACCGTGCGCAACTACCTGTCCGAGGCCATCGGCAAGCTCGGCGTCGGCAACCGCATCGAGGCGTACAGGCTGGCGCGACAGAAGGGTTGGCTGTAG